In Thermodesulfobacteriota bacterium, a genomic segment contains:
- the rpsP gene encoding 30S ribosomal protein S16: protein MAVRIRLARHGAKKRPYYRIVAAPSEAPRDGRFLEVLGTYNPLTQPATIAVKEDRVLDWLGKGAQPSDTVRSLLRQTGVWAKAQAKD from the coding sequence ATGGCCGTAAGGATCAGACTGGCTCGGCACGGAGCCAAGAAGCGCCCGTACTACCGGATCGTGGCCGCCCCCTCGGAGGCGCCCCGGGACGGGCGGTTCCTGGAAGTGCTGGGCACCTACAACCCCTTGACGCAGCCCGCGACCATCGCCGTGAAAGAGGACCGGGTGCTCGACTGGCTCGGCAAGGGCGCCCAGCCCTCCGACACGGTGCGCAGCCTGCTGCGCCAGACGGGGGTCTGGGCCAAGGCCCAGGCCAAGGACTGA
- the ffh gene encoding signal recognition particle protein — MFESLTEKLAGVFGALRSKGRLSERDVEAAMREVRLALLEADVHYKVVKGFVEAVKHRSLGHEVMKSLTPGQMVVKIVHDELVRMMGEHASPLDLKGAPPVPVLLVGLQGSGKTTSAGKLALHLKRNLKRRPYLVPADVYRPAAIAQLKKLADELELPVFDADPSQDPVEICRAAREDARRSGCDVLIVDTAGRLHVDEALMEELKRLSGLLEPRETLLVADAMTGQDAVNVAREFDAALNITGVVLTKLDGDARGGAALSIQAVTRKPVKLVGVGEKLQALEVFHPERMASRILGMGDVMSLIEKAEAALDQETAEGLEEKLRKNAFTLEDFRDQLKSLRKLGSMEDLMKMIPGMGGALKGAKPDEKEVARVIAIIDSMTPLERRKPDVLNASRRRRIASGSGTRVEDVNRLMKRYQEARTMLKRMGQLGLGGGRGKGAMGKMGRLLGKGLGHLPFGR; from the coding sequence ATGTTCGAGAGCCTCACAGAGAAGCTGGCCGGCGTTTTCGGCGCGCTGCGGTCCAAGGGACGCCTGAGTGAGCGCGACGTCGAGGCGGCCATGCGCGAGGTGCGTTTGGCCCTCCTGGAGGCCGACGTCCACTACAAGGTGGTCAAGGGCTTCGTCGAGGCGGTGAAGCACAGGTCCCTGGGGCACGAGGTGATGAAGAGCCTCACCCCGGGGCAGATGGTGGTCAAGATCGTCCACGACGAGCTCGTCCGGATGATGGGCGAGCACGCGTCTCCCCTCGATCTCAAGGGCGCTCCGCCGGTGCCGGTGCTCCTGGTGGGGCTCCAGGGTTCGGGTAAGACGACCAGCGCGGGGAAGCTCGCGCTCCACCTGAAGCGCAACCTGAAGCGGCGCCCCTACCTGGTGCCGGCCGACGTGTACCGCCCCGCCGCCATCGCGCAGCTCAAGAAGCTCGCGGACGAGCTGGAGCTGCCGGTCTTCGACGCGGATCCCTCCCAGGACCCCGTGGAGATCTGCCGAGCGGCGCGGGAGGACGCACGGCGTTCGGGGTGCGACGTGCTGATCGTCGACACGGCCGGGCGGCTCCACGTGGACGAGGCCCTCATGGAGGAGCTCAAGCGCCTCTCGGGCCTGCTCGAGCCCCGGGAGACCCTGCTCGTGGCCGACGCCATGACCGGCCAGGACGCGGTCAACGTGGCCCGGGAGTTCGACGCCGCGCTGAACATCACCGGCGTGGTGCTCACCAAGCTCGACGGCGACGCGCGCGGCGGGGCGGCCCTGTCCATACAGGCCGTCACCCGAAAGCCGGTGAAGCTCGTGGGCGTGGGGGAGAAGCTCCAGGCCCTGGAGGTCTTCCACCCCGAGCGCATGGCCTCGCGCATCCTGGGGATGGGCGACGTCATGAGCCTGATCGAGAAGGCCGAGGCGGCCCTCGACCAGGAAACCGCCGAGGGTCTGGAGGAAAAGCTCCGGAAGAACGCCTTTACCCTCGAGGACTTCCGCGACCAGCTCAAGAGCCTGCGCAAGCTCGGGAGCATGGAAGACCTGATGAAGATGATCCCGGGCATGGGGGGCGCCCTCAAGGGAGCCAAGCCCGACGAGAAGGAAGTGGCCCGGGTGATCGCCATCATCGACAGCATGACGCCCCTGGAACGACGCAAGCCCGACGTCCTCAACGCCAGCCGCCGGCGCCGCATCGCCTCGGGGAGCGGTACCCGGGTGGAGGACGTGAACCGGCTGATGAAGCGCTACCAGGAGGCGCGCACCATGCTCAAGCGCATGGGCCAGCTCGGTCTCGGCGGGGGACGCGGCAAGGGGGCCATGGGCAAGATGGGAAGACTTCTGGGCAAGGGCCTCGGGCACCTGCCCTTTGGACGGTGA
- a CDS encoding LysM domain-containing protein, translating to MRRASVVLIGAAALCMAGHAAAQDVDPRPDHRVERGDTLWDLSGRYWNDPATWPELWALNPHFRNPHFIFPGDSVFLRRERSDLPAIPPEDRVVRLPLERLEPPWAAAVSADAGEAARAPSGKPGGEAAGTAHVSLPRGKGLDFIAPRRLDRLGTVDNRHQVKVGYATGEDLEFALSPGASVRPGDRLSLVDDAETVSHPLTGQEAGYYVRVLGELEVLAVQGDRAVGWLAETYDAVEDGDGVIAYRRPVGSVTPRAARAGVDGLILRGAPGQLLFASDDVVFLDRGSAHGLAAGATLEIPVREGKRDAQGLVDLGTPLAHLVVVAVQESTATSLVLDSRAALEAGDRFAPAGLSP from the coding sequence GTGCGAAGAGCGAGTGTAGTGCTCATCGGGGCAGCAGCCCTGTGTATGGCGGGCCACGCCGCAGCCCAGGACGTAGACCCCAGGCCCGACCACCGCGTGGAGCGCGGAGATACCCTGTGGGATCTCTCGGGGCGGTACTGGAACGATCCGGCCACCTGGCCGGAGCTGTGGGCCTTGAACCCCCACTTCCGCAATCCCCATTTCATCTTCCCCGGGGATTCGGTGTTCCTGCGCCGGGAGCGGTCCGACCTGCCCGCGATTCCTCCCGAGGATCGGGTCGTGCGCCTGCCTCTGGAGCGCCTGGAGCCTCCGTGGGCCGCGGCGGTTTCCGCGGACGCCGGGGAGGCTGCGAGGGCGCCTTCGGGAAAGCCGGGGGGCGAAGCGGCCGGTACGGCACACGTATCCCTCCCCCGCGGCAAGGGTCTCGACTTCATCGCGCCGCGCCGGCTGGATCGCCTCGGCACCGTGGACAACCGCCACCAGGTAAAGGTGGGGTATGCCACGGGCGAGGATCTGGAGTTCGCCCTGAGCCCCGGGGCCTCGGTGCGCCCGGGCGACCGGCTCAGCCTGGTGGACGACGCCGAGACGGTCTCCCACCCCCTCACGGGGCAGGAGGCGGGGTATTACGTGCGGGTCCTCGGGGAGTTGGAGGTCCTGGCCGTGCAGGGTGACCGGGCCGTGGGCTGGCTCGCCGAGACCTATGACGCGGTGGAGGACGGAGACGGGGTGATCGCCTATCGGCGTCCCGTTGGAAGCGTCACCCCCCGGGCCGCACGGGCCGGCGTGGACGGTCTGATCCTCCGGGGCGCACCCGGCCAGCTCTTGTTTGCCTCCGACGACGTGGTCTTCCTCGACCGGGGCTCGGCCCACGGCCTCGCGGCCGGTGCCACCCTCGAGATCCCCGTGCGCGAGGGCAAGCGCGACGCCCAGGGGCTGGTGGACCTCGGCACGCCGCTCGCGCACCTGGTGGTGGTGGCGGTGCAGGAGTCCACGGCCACGAGCCTGGTCCTCGACAGCCGCGCTGCCCTCGAGGCCGGCGACCGCTTTGCTCCCGCCGGCCTTTCCCCTTGA
- the ybgF gene encoding tol-pal system protein YbgF gives MGRHVLPWIVLLPFAAGCAGPGGQTRSAEWEPAVSELQRANSRLEQRLDEVTRNILSLRERVDAQESALASLQTARQEPEPRAPLRVVRLEPPPPVTDGPAADGPRAATPAADLYRRAFNAFREGRYGQAILDFEDFLRRSPEHEYAGNAQYWIGESYFSQGEYEQSVLEFHKVIERYPQQAKAPDALLKIGLAFRELGEVERGTVFLERVAAEYPQSEAALQAQRVLRGER, from the coding sequence ATGGGCCGTCACGTATTGCCGTGGATCGTCTTGCTGCCCTTCGCGGCCGGGTGCGCCGGGCCTGGGGGCCAGACCCGGTCCGCCGAGTGGGAACCCGCGGTGTCCGAGCTCCAGCGGGCCAACTCCCGGCTGGAGCAGCGCCTGGACGAGGTGACGCGCAACATCCTGAGCCTGCGGGAGCGGGTGGACGCCCAGGAGTCCGCCCTGGCCTCCCTCCAGACCGCCCGCCAGGAACCGGAACCCCGGGCGCCGCTGCGGGTGGTGCGCCTGGAACCGCCCCCGCCGGTGACGGACGGGCCCGCCGCAGACGGGCCGCGGGCGGCGACCCCGGCGGCCGACCTCTACCGGAGGGCGTTCAACGCCTTTCGGGAGGGGCGCTACGGGCAGGCGATCCTCGACTTCGAGGACTTCCTGCGCCGCAGCCCGGAACACGAGTACGCGGGAAACGCCCAGTATTGGATTGGAGAGTCCTATTTCTCACAGGGGGAGTACGAACAGTCGGTGCTGGAGTTCCACAAGGTGATCGAGCGCTACCCCCAGCAGGCCAAGGCCCCCGATGCCCTTCTCAAGATCGGGCTCGCGTTTCGGGAGCTGGGGGAGGTGGAGCGGGGCACGGTATTCCTGGAGCGGGTGGCGGCCGAGTATCCCCAGAGCGAGGCGGCACTCCAGGCCCAGAGGGTGCTGAGGGGGGAGCGCTGA
- a CDS encoding CoA-transferase, with the protein MPTTDFSTLEIMAVAAAREIRDREVVFAGTGLPMLGAMLAQRTHAPRCTIVFEAGGVDPQMLHLPMSVGDSRTLVGAAQAAGLLDAFTYILQGGRVDVGFLGGAQIDRYGNLNSTALGDYRRPAVRFPGSGGSADVAALSGRTVVIARHERRRFPERVDYRTSPGWLEGADSRERAGITGGGPAAVVTTLAVIRYRPQTREPYLASYHPGTTAAGVQAETGFPLDLSEAYETPPPTREELEILRRAVDPEGVFLGSRDS; encoded by the coding sequence ATGCCAACCACCGACTTCTCCACCCTCGAGATCATGGCCGTGGCCGCCGCCCGGGAGATCCGGGACCGAGAGGTGGTCTTCGCGGGCACCGGGCTGCCCATGCTGGGGGCGATGCTCGCCCAGCGCACCCACGCCCCCCGGTGCACCATCGTGTTCGAGGCGGGGGGGGTGGACCCCCAGATGCTCCACCTGCCCATGAGCGTGGGGGATTCGCGCACGCTGGTGGGTGCGGCCCAGGCCGCCGGGCTCCTGGACGCCTTCACCTACATTCTGCAAGGGGGCCGGGTGGACGTGGGGTTCCTGGGGGGAGCCCAGATCGACCGCTACGGCAATTTGAACTCCACCGCCCTGGGCGACTACCGGCGCCCCGCCGTGCGCTTTCCCGGGAGCGGCGGCTCCGCCGACGTGGCGGCGCTCTCGGGGCGCACGGTGGTCATCGCCCGCCACGAGCGGCGCCGGTTCCCCGAGCGGGTCGACTACCGCACGAGCCCCGGATGGCTCGAGGGCGCCGACTCCCGGGAGCGGGCCGGCATCACTGGGGGAGGCCCCGCGGCGGTGGTCACCACCCTGGCAGTGATCCGCTACCGCCCCCAGACCCGCGAGCCCTACCTCGCCTCCTACCACCCCGGCACCACCGCCGCGGGCGTCCAGGCCGAGACCGGCTTCCCCCTCGACCTCTCCGAAGCCTACGAAACCCCTCCCCCGACCCGGGAAGAGCTCGAGATCCTGCGCCGGGCCGTGGACCCGGAGGGAGTGTTCCTGGGGAGCCGGGACAGCTGA
- a CDS encoding CoA-transferase: MDSKLLTLPEAAARVPNGASLSIGGFTSQRHPTALLRELVCRGVRELAVYFHSAGSDVDLLLGAGCVRRLEGAYLADGVFSPIAPNWRRFVQEGRVAFEDYSNAAMMARFTAGAMGLPFFPTRSMLGTDLLEREGLTPEARAADPDAAPKKAAVTACPFTGEPMVLVPAVRTDFCVLHVQKASPQGLLRIEGQEFLDVQQALAARTVIATCEELVEDEELRREPEKNRIPPFAVHAVVHVPFGAHPHSVHNCYDYDPEHLTLFAQAARTEETFREYLERYVFRPADHAAYLEAVGGEERLHALRARSGLGYNPELKRR, encoded by the coding sequence ATGGACTCCAAGCTCCTCACCCTCCCAGAAGCCGCCGCCCGGGTGCCCAACGGGGCGTCGCTCTCCATCGGCGGGTTCACGAGCCAGCGCCACCCCACGGCGCTCCTGCGGGAGCTCGTGTGCCGGGGGGTGCGGGAGCTGGCCGTCTACTTCCACTCGGCGGGGAGCGACGTGGACCTCCTCCTGGGCGCCGGGTGCGTGCGCCGCCTGGAGGGGGCGTATTTGGCCGACGGGGTCTTCTCCCCCATCGCCCCCAACTGGCGCCGCTTCGTCCAGGAGGGGCGGGTGGCCTTCGAGGACTACTCCAACGCCGCCATGATGGCCCGGTTCACCGCGGGGGCCATGGGGCTTCCCTTCTTCCCCACCCGGTCCATGCTGGGCACCGACCTCCTGGAGCGGGAGGGCCTTACCCCGGAGGCCCGGGCGGCAGACCCCGACGCGGCACCGAAGAAGGCCGCCGTGACCGCCTGCCCCTTCACCGGCGAGCCGATGGTACTCGTCCCTGCGGTGCGGACAGATTTCTGTGTCCTCCACGTCCAGAAGGCGAGCCCCCAGGGGCTCCTGCGCATCGAGGGCCAGGAGTTCCTCGACGTCCAGCAGGCGCTCGCCGCCCGCACGGTGATCGCCACCTGCGAGGAGTTGGTGGAGGACGAGGAGCTCCGGCGCGAGCCCGAGAAGAACCGCATCCCCCCCTTCGCGGTCCACGCCGTGGTCCACGTGCCCTTTGGCGCCCACCCCCACAGCGTCCACAACTGCTACGACTACGACCCCGAGCACCTGACCCTGTTCGCCCAGGCCGCCCGCACGGAGGAGACGTTCCGGGAGTATCTGGAGCGTTACGTCTTCCGCCCCGCCGACCACGCCGCCTACCTCGAGGCCGTGGGCGGCGAGGAGCGCCTCCACGCCCTTAGAGCCCGCTCGGGCCTGGGGTACAATCCGGAGCTCAAGAGGCGGTGA